A DNA window from Corallococcus soli contains the following coding sequences:
- a CDS encoding sensor histidine kinase, whose product MPAPSTSASRAPLPPPAPSLVPASSQTSGALPAHEGSRLLRYGLAVASVALAFAVQQGLWSFTHGMPFLAFFAAVMFSGWRGGWGPGLVATGLSLVTVDYFFLTPVHTWKVLPGALFQLSLFLALSLFVTMLNARLRKANAERATLLERERAARAAAEYERTRLRELFMHAPAHLAIFRGPDHLFELSNPLNSAMLGNPDLLGKPAREVGTKEEAERISRLLDTIYATGEPFQGKEIPLQLKQPDGSVREYYFDVTYTPTHDTQGRVDGVAGFGFDVTAHVKARARAEQLARELSHNEEHLRLLAGASSFLATSLDYEATLHNVVRLAVPTLADWCIVDMAMEDGTYKRMEVAHARTESEALAERLRTPPPEACCFPVTGAGALLLKGQAFFVEDVTDAALLKLTEDPGWMELLRSLRLRSFAVVPLVARERTLGVISFATSHASGRHYTMADLPFLQELANRAALSMENARLYREAREAVRLRDEFLSIASHELKTPLTPLNLKLQSLRREMDRTPGPVSRALVESYLEVGTRQLKKLAELVNDLLDVSRIASGRMSLNSGRVDLAELVRDVVASYEGPAARAGSVLRVEGVDAVIEGWWDRPRLEQVVVNLVDNAIKYGQGRPIDIRLETRDGHAVLTVRDQGIGIAAESLPRLFGRFERAVSERHYGGLGLGLYITRTLVEAMGGTVRVESQLGQGAVFTVDLPLRAEQPAGLPAPS is encoded by the coding sequence ATGCCCGCCCCTTCGACGTCCGCATCCCGGGCCCCCCTGCCCCCACCGGCACCCTCCCTCGTTCCGGCGTCCAGCCAGACGTCCGGGGCCCTCCCGGCGCATGAGGGCTCCCGCCTCCTGCGCTACGGGTTGGCGGTGGCGAGCGTGGCGCTGGCCTTCGCCGTCCAGCAGGGGCTCTGGTCGTTCACCCATGGAATGCCCTTCCTCGCCTTCTTCGCCGCCGTGATGTTCTCGGGGTGGCGGGGCGGGTGGGGGCCAGGGCTCGTGGCCACGGGCTTGTCGCTGGTGACGGTGGACTACTTCTTCCTGACGCCCGTGCACACCTGGAAGGTGCTGCCTGGAGCCCTCTTCCAACTGAGCCTCTTCCTGGCGCTGTCCCTCTTCGTGACGATGCTCAACGCGCGCCTGCGAAAGGCCAACGCGGAGCGCGCCACCCTGCTGGAGCGCGAGCGCGCGGCTCGCGCCGCCGCGGAGTACGAGCGCACGCGCCTGCGGGAGCTGTTCATGCACGCCCCCGCGCACCTGGCCATCTTCCGCGGGCCGGACCACCTCTTCGAGCTGTCCAACCCCCTCAACTCCGCGATGCTGGGCAACCCGGACCTGCTGGGCAAGCCCGCGCGGGAGGTGGGGACGAAGGAGGAGGCCGAGCGCATCTCGCGGCTGCTGGACACCATCTACGCGACGGGCGAGCCCTTCCAGGGCAAGGAGATCCCGCTCCAATTGAAGCAGCCGGACGGCTCCGTGCGTGAGTACTACTTCGACGTCACGTACACGCCCACGCATGACACCCAGGGCCGGGTGGATGGCGTCGCCGGCTTCGGCTTCGACGTGACGGCGCATGTGAAGGCCCGGGCGCGAGCGGAGCAGTTGGCGCGCGAGCTGTCGCACAACGAGGAGCACCTGCGGCTGCTGGCGGGGGCCAGCTCCTTCCTGGCCACGTCGCTGGACTACGAGGCCACGCTGCACAACGTGGTGCGGCTGGCGGTCCCCACGCTGGCGGACTGGTGCATCGTCGACATGGCGATGGAGGACGGCACCTACAAGCGGATGGAGGTGGCGCACGCGAGGACGGAGTCGGAGGCGCTCGCGGAGCGGCTGCGGACGCCGCCCCCGGAGGCGTGCTGCTTCCCGGTGACGGGCGCGGGAGCCCTGCTGCTCAAGGGGCAGGCCTTCTTCGTGGAGGACGTCACCGACGCGGCGCTCCTGAAGTTGACCGAGGACCCCGGGTGGATGGAGCTGCTGCGGAGCCTGAGGCTGCGCTCCTTCGCGGTGGTGCCCCTGGTGGCCCGCGAGCGCACGCTGGGCGTCATCAGCTTCGCCACCAGCCACGCGTCCGGCCGCCACTACACGATGGCGGACCTGCCCTTCCTCCAGGAGCTGGCGAACCGCGCCGCGCTGTCCATGGAGAACGCGCGGCTGTACCGGGAGGCGCGCGAAGCGGTGCGCCTGCGCGACGAGTTCCTGTCCATCGCGAGCCACGAGCTGAAGACGCCGCTCACGCCGCTCAACCTCAAGCTCCAGTCGCTGCGGCGGGAGATGGACCGCACCCCGGGCCCGGTGTCCCGCGCGCTGGTGGAGAGCTACCTGGAGGTGGGGACGCGGCAGTTGAAGAAGCTGGCGGAGCTGGTGAACGACCTGCTGGACGTGTCGCGCATCGCGTCCGGGAGGATGTCGTTGAACTCCGGGCGGGTGGACCTGGCGGAGCTGGTGCGCGACGTGGTGGCCTCCTACGAGGGCCCCGCGGCGCGCGCGGGCTCCGTGCTGCGGGTAGAGGGCGTGGACGCGGTCATCGAGGGCTGGTGGGACCGGCCGCGCCTGGAGCAGGTGGTGGTGAACCTGGTGGACAACGCCATCAAGTACGGCCAGGGGCGCCCCATCGACATCCGGCTGGAGACGCGGGACGGGCACGCGGTGCTGACGGTGCGGGACCAGGGCATCGGCATCGCGGCGGAGTCGCTGCCCCGGCTCTTCGGGCGCTTCGAGCGCGCGGTGAGCGAGCGGCACTACGGCGGCCTGGGGCTGGGGCTCTACATCACGCGCACGCTGGTGGAGGCCATGGGCGGCACGGTGCGGGTGGAGAGCCAGTTGGGGCAGGGCGCCGTCTTCACGGTGGACCTGCCGCTGCGGGCGGAGCAGCCCGCCGGGCTCCCTGCGCCGTCCTGA
- a CDS encoding radical SAM protein: MRYELHDSRVLTWSLEAHVTTHCNLRCVQCCPLSPHLPAWAVTPEALGEDLRKLARVLKPNVFKLTGGEPFLHPDLPAVLDAVRASGICEQVSITTNGFLAQSAPDAVYERLDRMTLSVYTSAPLPERSIVRITERCERHGVHLTVKSIDAFQRITPDAPLDSDAEVQDVFAKCWLKHRCHLVYQGRFFTCTRPPHVATVLAARHPHLPALAEADGLPLDGPDLLTRLLAYLERDTPLATCRHCLGSSGPWEPHAQLPRPGASP; the protein is encoded by the coding sequence GTGCGCTACGAGCTTCACGACAGCCGCGTCCTCACCTGGTCCCTGGAGGCGCACGTCACCACGCATTGCAACCTGCGCTGCGTGCAGTGCTGCCCGCTGTCGCCGCACCTGCCCGCGTGGGCCGTGACGCCGGAGGCGCTGGGCGAGGACCTGCGCAAGCTCGCGCGCGTGCTCAAGCCCAACGTCTTCAAGCTCACCGGCGGCGAGCCCTTCCTCCACCCGGACCTGCCCGCCGTGCTCGACGCCGTGCGCGCCTCCGGCATCTGCGAACAGGTGTCCATCACCACCAATGGCTTCCTCGCCCAGAGCGCCCCCGACGCCGTCTATGAACGGCTCGACCGGATGACCCTGTCCGTCTACACCTCCGCGCCCCTGCCCGAGCGCTCCATCGTCCGCATCACCGAACGCTGCGAACGCCACGGTGTCCACCTCACCGTGAAGTCCATCGACGCCTTCCAGCGCATCACCCCGGACGCGCCGCTGGACTCCGACGCGGAGGTCCAGGACGTCTTCGCGAAGTGCTGGCTCAAGCACCGCTGCCACCTCGTCTACCAGGGCCGCTTCTTCACCTGCACCCGCCCGCCCCATGTCGCCACCGTGCTCGCCGCGCGGCACCCGCACCTGCCCGCGCTCGCTGAAGCCGATGGCCTCCCGCTGGACGGCCCGGACCTGCTGACGCGCCTGCTGGCCTACCTGGAGCGCGACACGCCGCTGGCCACCTGCCGGCACTGCCTGGGCTCCAGCGGCCCGTGGGAACCCCACGCGCAGCTCCCGCGCCCCGGCGCCTCGCCCTGA
- a CDS encoding type IV toxin-antitoxin system AbiEi family antitoxin domain-containing protein, with protein sequence MKKTLGQALTEQMAAEQRYVVSVWRARLLLRRATRDTPPESRRWTLAPNTHEETQVLLSRLARMGEFQALKDVPYVYETRAPYARKGMAREDEILMEAQPFAALSHATAMAFHDLTDDFPQDIHLILPSNTRTTLLPPGIKPTEWDEQTTAVGHTPRSLFKKPIHWHRLIAGSSEVGTDEYRPHGYPVRVTTPERTLIDALHHPEWCGGFSQALQAWVHARDTLDLDRLVDTVEAFGVNILRQRAGFIMEELNLHHPVLDEWALLAKRGGSSRLVGGAPFREQFSERWKLSINAPVGLLAEARS encoded by the coding sequence ATGAAGAAGACCCTTGGGCAGGCCCTGACGGAACAGATGGCAGCGGAGCAGCGGTATGTGGTGTCCGTCTGGCGCGCCCGTCTCCTCCTGCGACGCGCGACACGGGACACGCCTCCGGAATCGCGCCGCTGGACCCTCGCGCCCAACACCCACGAGGAGACCCAGGTCCTCCTCTCCCGTCTTGCCCGGATGGGTGAGTTCCAGGCCCTGAAGGACGTGCCCTACGTCTACGAAACCCGGGCGCCCTACGCGCGCAAGGGGATGGCTCGTGAAGATGAGATCCTGATGGAAGCACAGCCCTTCGCGGCGCTCAGTCATGCCACCGCGATGGCGTTCCACGACCTGACCGACGACTTCCCTCAGGACATCCACCTCATCCTCCCATCGAACACCCGGACCACGCTTCTTCCACCCGGCATCAAGCCGACGGAGTGGGACGAGCAGACCACCGCGGTCGGACACACCCCCCGGTCTCTCTTCAAGAAACCCATTCATTGGCACCGGCTCATCGCGGGTTCCTCTGAAGTGGGGACCGACGAATACCGCCCCCATGGCTACCCCGTACGGGTGACCACACCTGAGCGGACGCTGATTGATGCCCTTCATCATCCAGAATGGTGCGGGGGCTTCAGCCAGGCCCTTCAAGCGTGGGTGCATGCACGCGACACGCTCGACCTGGACCGGTTGGTGGACACCGTTGAGGCCTTTGGCGTGAACATCCTCCGCCAGCGCGCTGGCTTCATCATGGAGGAGCTGAACCTCCACCACCCTGTATTGGATGAATGGGCGCTGCTCGCGAAGAGGGGAGGCTCAAGCCGTCTGGTGGGCGGAGCCCCCTTCCGCGAACAGTTCAGCGAGCGATGGAAGCTCTCCATCAACGCCCCTGTCGGACTGTTGGCCGAGGCCCGCTCTTGA
- a CDS encoding nucleotidyl transferase AbiEii/AbiGii toxin family protein, whose translation MKANYPDSFNTLGAWARDHDIKPSEARVRFVQGTVLSAIASSRSLKSILVFKGGNALDFIWQPNRSTEDLDFSSEDSSLDEARLQKTLTDTLAATGRKHGISFRINSIKRQPPGPGKTYVLYAVRVGYALPDDPQNRERIERQEPSKAIVLLEISLNECICESTLIEFSSGTSLKVSTREDIVAEKLRALLQQALRNRTRQQDLLDIAVLLHTHAVLDRKRISQYLLLKAQARDVPVSKKHFLEPVIKQNAFSGYAALESSTRRVFIPFDEAWELLLGFVAQLDIPD comes from the coding sequence TTGAAGGCGAACTACCCTGATTCCTTCAACACGCTGGGGGCATGGGCCAGGGACCACGACATCAAGCCGTCTGAAGCCCGGGTGCGCTTTGTCCAGGGCACGGTCCTGAGCGCCATCGCCAGTTCCCGCTCACTCAAGTCGATTCTCGTCTTCAAGGGCGGCAACGCGCTCGACTTCATCTGGCAGCCCAATCGCAGCACCGAGGACCTGGACTTCTCGTCGGAAGACTCCAGCCTTGATGAGGCACGACTCCAGAAGACGCTGACGGACACCCTTGCCGCGACGGGCCGCAAGCACGGGATTTCCTTCCGGATCAACAGCATCAAGCGTCAGCCGCCGGGCCCTGGGAAGACCTATGTCCTCTATGCCGTCAGGGTCGGGTACGCCCTGCCGGATGACCCCCAGAACCGGGAACGGATTGAACGCCAGGAGCCGTCGAAGGCCATCGTGCTGCTGGAGATCAGCCTGAACGAATGCATCTGTGAGTCGACGCTCATCGAGTTCAGCTCGGGCACGTCCCTGAAGGTCTCGACACGGGAAGACATCGTCGCGGAGAAGCTTCGCGCGCTGCTTCAGCAGGCCTTGCGCAACCGGACCCGGCAGCAGGACCTGTTGGACATCGCCGTCCTCCTCCACACCCACGCCGTCCTGGACAGGAAGCGCATCTCGCAATACCTGCTGCTCAAAGCCCAGGCGCGGGACGTCCCCGTCTCCAAGAAGCACTTCCTGGAACCCGTCATCAAGCAGAACGCCTTCTCCGGCTATGCCGCATTGGAGAGCAGCACCCGGCGCGTCTTCATCCCTTTCGATGAAGCCTGGGAGCTGCTCCTGGGGTTCGTGGCCCAGTTGGACATCCCGGACTAG
- a CDS encoding RecQ family ATP-dependent DNA helicase codes for MREDAVDVVLRERFGLESFRPGQREVLTALLKPQGSALAVFPTGGGKSLCYQLPALLLEGLTVVVSPLIALMKDQIDALDRKGIRAARLDSSLSLEESREVTESLRNGTLKLLYVAPERFNNERFMGLLSELRISLFAVDEAHCVSEWGHNFRPDYLKLAQAARTLQAERVLALTATATPQVVHDICEGFGIPEQDAIVTGFYRGNLTLETTPTGIEARDALLVERLKSRPPGSTIVYVTLQKTAERIAARLSAEGLPASSYHAGLESEDREKVQESWTHSAKGIVVATIAFGMGIDKADVRAVYHYNLPKGLESYSQEIGRAGRDGKPSVVELLVCPDDVPTLENFALGDTPLPEALEALVTELLSSGPELHLDLYALGNRHDLRPLVLRTALTYLELEGVLRQGTPFYAGYKVQPTGTVEALIGKFQGERARFVKDLFAHAKKGRTWYTFDPAEISKAMGQPRDRIVKALDYFQEQGYAETQVAEPRQRYTRLREREDSQALVSLLQERFQKREAQEVSRVREVLKLVTHDGCQSNALVAHFGEHREAPCGHCTFCRTGVARVLPPPHPRPDLREHLDTATFRALVTKHPDALGHPRQAARFLCGLSSPALSKAKLSGHKLFGTLTEWPFAQVLAFCGGAR; via the coding sequence ATGCGGGAGGATGCGGTGGACGTCGTGTTGAGGGAGCGCTTCGGTCTGGAGTCCTTCCGGCCCGGACAGCGCGAGGTGCTCACGGCGCTGCTGAAGCCCCAGGGCTCCGCGCTCGCGGTGTTCCCGACGGGTGGTGGCAAGTCGCTGTGCTACCAGCTCCCCGCGCTGCTCCTCGAAGGACTCACGGTGGTGGTGTCGCCGCTCATCGCGTTGATGAAGGATCAGATCGACGCGCTGGACCGCAAGGGCATCCGCGCGGCGCGGCTGGATTCATCCCTGTCCCTGGAGGAGTCGCGCGAGGTGACGGAGTCCCTGCGGAACGGGACGCTGAAGCTGCTCTACGTGGCCCCGGAGCGCTTCAACAACGAGCGCTTCATGGGCCTGCTGAGCGAGCTTCGAATCTCGCTGTTCGCGGTGGACGAAGCGCACTGTGTCTCCGAGTGGGGCCACAACTTCCGGCCGGACTACCTCAAGCTCGCGCAGGCGGCGCGGACGCTGCAGGCCGAGCGCGTCCTGGCGCTCACCGCCACCGCGACGCCGCAGGTGGTGCACGACATCTGCGAGGGCTTCGGCATCCCGGAGCAGGACGCCATCGTCACCGGCTTCTACCGGGGCAACCTCACGCTGGAGACGACGCCCACGGGCATCGAAGCGCGCGACGCGCTGCTGGTGGAGCGGCTGAAGTCCCGCCCGCCCGGCTCCACCATCGTCTACGTCACCTTGCAGAAGACGGCCGAGCGCATCGCGGCGCGCCTGTCCGCGGAAGGCCTGCCCGCGAGCTCCTACCACGCGGGCCTGGAGTCGGAGGACCGCGAGAAGGTGCAGGAGTCGTGGACCCACTCCGCGAAGGGCATCGTCGTGGCGACCATCGCGTTCGGGATGGGCATCGACAAGGCGGACGTGCGCGCCGTGTATCACTACAACCTGCCCAAGGGTCTGGAGAGCTACAGCCAGGAGATCGGCCGGGCGGGACGGGACGGCAAGCCCTCCGTGGTGGAGCTGCTGGTGTGCCCTGACGACGTGCCCACGCTGGAGAACTTCGCGCTCGGGGACACGCCGCTGCCGGAGGCGCTGGAGGCCCTGGTGACGGAGCTGCTGTCCTCCGGGCCCGAGCTGCACCTGGACCTGTACGCGCTGGGCAACCGCCACGACCTGCGCCCGCTGGTGCTGCGCACGGCGCTGACGTACCTGGAGCTGGAGGGCGTGCTGCGCCAGGGCACGCCGTTCTACGCGGGCTACAAGGTGCAGCCGACGGGCACGGTGGAGGCGCTCATCGGGAAGTTCCAGGGCGAGCGCGCGCGCTTCGTGAAGGACCTGTTCGCGCACGCGAAGAAGGGACGCACCTGGTACACGTTCGACCCTGCTGAAATCTCCAAGGCGATGGGCCAGCCGCGCGACCGCATCGTGAAGGCGCTCGACTACTTCCAGGAGCAGGGCTACGCGGAGACGCAGGTGGCCGAACCCCGCCAGCGCTACACCCGACTGCGCGAGCGCGAGGATTCACAAGCGCTCGTGTCCCTGTTGCAGGAGCGCTTCCAGAAGCGCGAAGCCCAGGAGGTGTCCCGGGTGCGGGAGGTGCTCAAGCTCGTCACGCATGACGGGTGCCAGAGCAACGCGCTGGTGGCCCACTTCGGTGAGCACCGGGAGGCTCCGTGCGGGCACTGCACGTTCTGCCGCACGGGCGTGGCCCGCGTGCTGCCGCCGCCGCATCCCCGCCCGGACCTGCGCGAACACCTGGACACGGCCACGTTCCGCGCCCTCGTCACGAAGCACCCGGATGCGCTGGGCCACCCGAGGCAGGCGGCGCGCTTCCTCTGCGGCCTGAGCAGCCCCGCGTTGTCCAAGGCGAAGCTCAGCGGCCACAAGCTCTTCGGCACCCTGACCGAATGGCCGTTCGCCCAGGTGCTGGCATTCTGTGGTGGGGCTCGCTAG